One part of the Cystobacter ferrugineus genome encodes these proteins:
- a CDS encoding prolipoprotein diacylglyceryl transferase, whose product MTFPLYIPLGPWQVHPHFFFETLAYFLGARLYFVLKRRWADPLQSSTRLGVIAGAALGAGLGSRLVHLLDEWPLWLEGQVTTASLLTGKSLVGGLLGGLLGVELAKKLLGEQRSTGDLFVLPLCLGIFVGRLGCFFTGLEDHTYGVATSLPWGVDFGDGVRRHPTQLYEAAFMVFVAALSLVLRGRELRQGDLFRRFMVLDLTFRLGVDLLKPDPRPLLGLSGIQWVCVAGLLYYARDLPRLWLRRPGLPVQTDAR is encoded by the coding sequence ATGACCTTTCCCCTCTACATCCCCCTGGGCCCCTGGCAGGTGCACCCGCACTTCTTCTTCGAGACGCTCGCGTACTTCCTCGGCGCGCGGCTCTACTTCGTGTTGAAGCGGCGGTGGGCGGATCCGCTGCAATCCTCGACACGGCTGGGAGTCATCGCCGGCGCGGCGCTCGGCGCGGGCCTGGGCTCGCGGCTGGTGCACCTGTTGGACGAGTGGCCCCTGTGGCTCGAGGGCCAGGTCACCACCGCGAGCCTGCTCACCGGCAAGTCGCTCGTGGGCGGACTGCTCGGAGGACTCCTGGGCGTGGAGCTCGCCAAGAAGCTGCTCGGCGAGCAGCGCAGCACGGGAGATCTCTTCGTGCTGCCGCTGTGTCTGGGCATCTTCGTGGGCCGCCTGGGCTGTTTCTTCACCGGGCTGGAGGACCACACCTATGGCGTGGCCACCTCGCTGCCCTGGGGCGTGGACTTCGGGGATGGCGTGCGGCGCCACCCCACCCAGCTCTACGAGGCCGCCTTCATGGTGTTCGTGGCGGCGCTGAGCCTCGTGCTGCGCGGGCGCGAGCTGCGCCAGGGCGACCTGTTCCGCCGCTTCATGGTGTTGGACCTGACCTTCCGCCTCGGGGTGGATCTGCTCAAGCCGGATCCCCGTCCCTTGCTGGGACTGAGCGGCATCCAATGGGTCTGCGTGGCGGGCCTGCTCTACTACGCGCGGGATCTGCCCCGGTTGTGGTTGCGCCGCCCCGGTCTTCCGGTCCAGACCGACGCGCGATGA
- a CDS encoding radical SAM protein, with protein MTDRVRPYLFYDTAISICSTCYQRVEGKILFADGRVLLQKRCPRHGFERVLLADDVDYYKRAREIFIKPPEQPLRYNTPIRYGCPYDCGLCPDHEQHSCLTLVELTDHCNLRCPICYAESGPERQTHRSFEKVVSMLDAVVANEGEPDVVQLSGGEPTLHPDFFRILEEARARPIRHLMVNTNGIRIAKDAAFAEKLATYRKGLEVYLQFDSLEREPLMALRGADLRSVRQQALERLNALDVSTTLVVTLKKGLNDGEIGRILDFAVQQPCVRGVTFQPVQEAGRLEGYDPSRDRLTLTEVRRRILEQTRLFSPEDLIPVPCHPDSLCMGYALKHEGQVVPLTRFVPPELLVEGGRNTIVYEKDTDLQKRLFQLFSTNHSPQSSSRSLSDLLCCLPQVQVPGELTYRNVFRVLIMQFIDAQAFDLRSVKKSCVHIAHPDGRIIPFDTYNLFYRDDLERTRLAPLRNALTAAGLA; from the coding sequence ATGACCGACCGCGTCCGCCCCTACCTCTTCTACGATACGGCCATCTCCATCTGCTCCACCTGCTACCAGCGCGTGGAGGGGAAGATCCTCTTCGCCGACGGCAGGGTGCTGCTGCAGAAGCGCTGCCCGCGCCATGGCTTCGAGCGGGTGCTGCTGGCGGACGACGTGGACTACTACAAGCGCGCCCGGGAGATCTTCATCAAGCCCCCCGAGCAGCCGCTGCGCTACAACACGCCCATCCGTTATGGGTGCCCGTACGACTGCGGCCTGTGTCCGGACCACGAGCAACATAGCTGCCTCACGCTGGTGGAGCTGACGGACCACTGCAACCTGCGCTGCCCCATCTGCTACGCCGAGAGCGGTCCGGAGCGGCAAACCCACCGCTCCTTCGAGAAGGTGGTGTCCATGTTGGACGCCGTGGTGGCCAACGAGGGCGAGCCGGACGTGGTGCAGCTCAGCGGCGGCGAGCCCACCCTGCACCCGGACTTCTTCCGCATCCTCGAGGAGGCCCGGGCCCGGCCCATCCGCCACCTGATGGTGAACACCAACGGCATCCGCATCGCCAAGGACGCGGCCTTCGCCGAGAAGCTGGCCACCTACCGCAAGGGGCTGGAGGTCTACCTCCAGTTCGACTCCCTCGAGCGCGAGCCGCTCATGGCCCTGCGCGGCGCGGATTTGCGCTCGGTGCGGCAGCAGGCGCTCGAGCGCCTCAACGCGCTGGACGTGAGCACCACGCTGGTGGTGACGCTGAAGAAGGGGCTCAACGACGGGGAGATCGGCCGCATCCTGGACTTCGCGGTCCAGCAGCCCTGCGTGCGCGGCGTCACCTTCCAACCCGTGCAGGAGGCCGGACGGCTGGAGGGGTATGATCCCTCGAGGGACCGTCTGACCCTGACGGAGGTGCGGCGGCGCATCCTCGAGCAGACGCGGCTGTTCTCGCCGGAGGATCTCATCCCCGTGCCCTGCCATCCGGACAGCCTGTGCATGGGCTACGCCCTCAAGCACGAGGGCCAGGTGGTGCCGCTCACCCGCTTCGTGCCTCCGGAGCTGCTGGTGGAGGGCGGCCGCAACACCATCGTCTACGAGAAGGACACGGACCTGCAGAAGCGGCTCTTCCAGCTCTTCTCCACCAACCACTCCCCCCAGTCCTCCTCGCGCAGCCTGTCGGATCTGCTGTGCTGCCTGCCCCAGGTCCAGGTGCCCGGGGAGCTCACCTACCGCAACGTCTTCCGGGTCCTCATCATGCAGTTCATCGATGCCCAGGCCTTCGATCTGCGCAGCGTCAAGAAGAGCTGCGTGCACATCGCCCATCCGGACGGGCGCATCATCCCCTTCGACACCTACAACCTCTTCTACCGGGATGATCTGGAGCGCACGCGCCTGGCGCCCCTGCGCAATGCCCTCACCGCGGCGGGATTGGCATGA
- a CDS encoding STAUR_1299 family protein, with the protein MDADTEVLLRLAFDRAPANQANQAIHRVREEVGGESAYATSYEILLPDGNVRAWLLDYQLPRLVDYLESRGAKLPHCGGVFLSVFSGDTLHFIHARDAVALFSQWSGLSFDELRKRYGPR; encoded by the coding sequence ATGGATGCCGACACCGAAGTCCTGCTGCGCCTCGCCTTCGACCGCGCTCCGGCCAACCAGGCCAACCAGGCCATCCACCGCGTCCGGGAGGAGGTGGGCGGCGAGTCCGCGTACGCCACCAGCTACGAAATCCTCCTGCCCGACGGAAACGTCCGCGCCTGGCTGCTCGACTACCAGCTTCCCCGGCTCGTGGACTACCTCGAGTCGAGGGGCGCGAAGCTCCCCCATTGCGGCGGCGTGTTCCTCTCCGTCTTCTCCGGGGACACGCTCCACTTCATCCATGCCCGGGACGCCGTGGCGCTCTTCTCCCAGTGGAGCGGGCTGTCCTTCGACGAGCTGCGCAAGCGCTATGGGCCGCGCTGA
- a CDS encoding ATP-binding protein, which produces MESHGVTPPPRLEYLLEAATDGVLALDTEGRALYLNSSAERILGRARAELLGHALWSRLPRLEGTEFGRACQRALVQGIPSTVEEYFAPLGAWVQARVSPSPEGVLVFLRDVTPLNQVEAEYASLHALVASAPAVAFVTRGPEHVFVLSNARHRKLQGGREVLGQTAREALREPQGQSLLEVLDRVYRTGIPLVLEQVPLPVQSDEGPWEERLFHLTCQPLRDVAGNIEGVTVFAFDVTELVRARWRAERLAEELSLSEVRFRSLVMATSTLLWTTDARGHFREDSPTWGAFTGQSYEQWRNGAGWWDAIHPEDRDRATAAWQRAFATRGLFEAEYRLRRADGTYTPVVSRGVPVLELDGSVREWVGSITDITAHRRARLALELLTEASTALASTWELRPAMERLTQCLVPRLAEWCGVFLHDEAGPGECPRTSPGERVAFSDVDPRRALRLHQAGPSAGVPMLFQGTWPHGRAESFPALTEQALAAEPDAARRELLRAFVGLRGIAVPITVKGQHRGLLVLAAGEGYRPYDADDLQLAGELAHRAATLLEHLRLFELARQARDRAEEANRAKDEFLATVSHELRTPLTAILGWTSILRTTPLPPDKQERALETVERSARAQAQIVDDLLDISRIVAGRMRLELQPVDPGAVVEAVLDVVRPAAAARDIHLEPLLEPNVGLVRGDAQRLQQVAWNLLTNAIKFTPPGGRVTVRLRRVEACVELEVRDSGQGISPTFLPYLFERFQQADGSTTRRYGGLGLGLSIVRHLVELQGGTVQAHSAGEGQGACFTVRLPAARLS; this is translated from the coding sequence ATGGAGTCACACGGTGTCACGCCGCCCCCCAGGCTCGAGTACCTCCTCGAAGCCGCCACGGATGGAGTGCTGGCGCTCGATACCGAGGGGCGCGCCCTGTATCTCAACTCCAGCGCCGAGCGCATCCTCGGCCGGGCACGCGCCGAATTGCTCGGACACGCCCTGTGGTCACGGCTGCCCCGGCTGGAGGGCACGGAGTTCGGCCGGGCCTGCCAGCGCGCGCTCGTGCAGGGCATTCCCTCCACGGTGGAGGAGTACTTCGCCCCGCTGGGCGCCTGGGTGCAGGCGCGGGTGTCGCCCTCCCCGGAGGGAGTGCTCGTCTTCCTGCGCGACGTGACGCCGCTCAATCAGGTGGAGGCGGAGTACGCGAGCCTGCACGCGCTCGTGGCGAGCGCCCCCGCGGTGGCCTTCGTGACACGTGGGCCCGAGCACGTCTTCGTGCTCTCCAACGCGCGCCACCGCAAGCTCCAGGGGGGACGGGAGGTGCTGGGGCAGACGGCGCGCGAGGCCCTGCGCGAGCCCCAGGGCCAGAGCCTGCTGGAGGTGTTGGATCGCGTCTACCGCACCGGCATCCCGCTCGTGCTGGAGCAGGTGCCGCTGCCGGTGCAGAGCGACGAGGGCCCCTGGGAGGAGCGCCTCTTCCACCTCACCTGCCAGCCCCTGCGCGACGTGGCCGGGAACATCGAGGGCGTGACGGTGTTCGCCTTCGATGTGACGGAGCTGGTGCGCGCGCGCTGGCGGGCGGAGCGGCTGGCCGAGGAACTGAGCCTGAGCGAGGTGCGCTTCCGCTCGCTCGTGATGGCCACCTCCACCCTGCTGTGGACGACGGACGCCAGGGGCCACTTCCGCGAGGACTCCCCCACCTGGGGCGCCTTCACGGGACAGAGCTACGAGCAATGGCGCAACGGCGCCGGGTGGTGGGACGCCATCCATCCCGAGGACCGGGATCGGGCCACGGCGGCGTGGCAGCGCGCCTTCGCCACGCGGGGCCTCTTCGAGGCGGAGTACCGGCTGCGCCGCGCCGATGGCACCTACACCCCGGTGGTGTCGCGCGGCGTGCCCGTGCTGGAGCTGGACGGCTCGGTGCGCGAGTGGGTGGGCTCCATCACCGACATCACCGCGCATCGCCGCGCGCGCCTGGCGCTCGAGCTGCTCACCGAGGCGAGCACCGCGCTGGCCTCCACGTGGGAGCTGCGCCCGGCCATGGAGCGCCTCACCCAGTGCCTGGTGCCCCGGCTCGCCGAGTGGTGCGGCGTGTTCCTGCACGACGAAGCGGGCCCGGGTGAGTGCCCTCGGACGAGCCCCGGAGAGCGCGTGGCCTTCAGCGACGTGGACCCGCGGCGTGCCCTGCGGCTGCACCAGGCGGGCCCGAGCGCTGGCGTGCCCATGTTGTTCCAGGGGACGTGGCCGCACGGGCGGGCGGAGTCCTTTCCCGCGCTCACCGAGCAGGCGCTCGCCGCGGAGCCGGACGCGGCCCGGCGGGAGCTGCTGCGAGCCTTCGTGGGCCTGCGGGGCATCGCCGTGCCCATCACCGTCAAGGGGCAGCACCGCGGCCTGCTGGTGCTCGCGGCGGGCGAGGGCTACCGGCCCTACGACGCCGACGATCTCCAGCTCGCCGGGGAGCTGGCGCACCGGGCCGCCACCCTCCTGGAGCACCTGCGCCTCTTCGAGCTGGCACGCCAGGCGCGTGACCGGGCCGAGGAGGCCAATCGCGCCAAGGACGAGTTCCTCGCCACCGTCAGCCACGAGTTGCGCACGCCGCTCACCGCCATCCTCGGGTGGACGAGCATCCTGCGCACCACGCCGCTGCCACCGGACAAACAGGAGCGCGCCCTGGAGACGGTGGAGCGCAGCGCGCGCGCCCAGGCGCAGATCGTGGATGATCTGCTGGACATCTCCCGCATCGTCGCCGGACGGATGCGCCTGGAATTGCAGCCGGTGGATCCAGGCGCCGTGGTGGAGGCGGTGCTCGACGTGGTGCGTCCAGCCGCGGCCGCGCGCGACATCCACCTGGAGCCCCTGCTGGAGCCCAACGTGGGCCTCGTGCGAGGAGATGCCCAGCGGTTGCAACAGGTGGCGTGGAACCTGCTCACCAACGCCATCAAGTTCACCCCGCCGGGAGGCCGGGTGACGGTGCGGCTGCGACGCGTGGAGGCGTGCGTGGAGTTGGAGGTGCGCGACTCCGGCCAGGGCATCTCCCCGACCTTCCTTCCCTACCTCTTCGAGCGCTTCCAGCAAGCCGATGGCAGCACCACCCGCCGCTACGGCGGGCTGGGCCTGGGGTTGTCCATCGTGCGCCACCTGGTGGAGTTGCAGGGCGGCACCGTCCAGGCCCACAGCGCCGGCGAGGGCCAGGGCGCCTGCTTCACCGTCAGGCTGCCCGCCGCCCGCCTCTCCTGA
- a CDS encoding alanyl-tRNA editing protein, protein MTPTERLYFDDPFLSHFTGRVLAHGTWSGAPSVVLDRTVFYPEAGGQMADRGVLGGLAVRDVQVDDAGVVHHLLELPEGASLPAPGTEVSGDIDRARRRIHMALHTGQHMLSSALVEVAGAHTVSSRLGETVCTIDVDLEVLDERRVAEAEARVNALIDDDVPIRAFFPTPEELASLPLRRAPKVTDNIRVIQIQGFDVSPCGGTHCTRSGQVGLVRVLGVERYKGKGRVLFSAGGRARSELWQETAALRALGRSFSCGPLDVPASVERLRRDLTDVREALGAARAKLAEHTAAGLAAQLERSPDARVVAVLDGASPEDLRSVAARLTQRPDAVVLLASRTPDGLSVLITRGSGASFGCGAFLKRAAEATGGRGGGRPEHAEGRLPAHTDWPALVATLLG, encoded by the coding sequence ATGACTCCCACCGAACGTCTCTACTTCGACGACCCCTTCCTCTCCCACTTCACCGGGCGAGTGCTCGCCCATGGCACGTGGAGCGGCGCGCCCTCGGTGGTGCTCGATCGCACCGTCTTCTACCCCGAGGCCGGCGGCCAGATGGCCGACCGGGGAGTGCTCGGGGGCCTCGCCGTGCGCGACGTGCAGGTGGATGACGCGGGCGTCGTCCACCACCTGTTGGAGCTGCCCGAAGGCGCCTCGCTCCCCGCGCCCGGAACCGAGGTGTCCGGCGACATCGACCGCGCGCGCCGCCGCATCCACATGGCGCTGCACACCGGCCAGCACATGCTGTCCAGCGCGCTGGTGGAGGTGGCCGGAGCGCACACCGTGTCCTCGCGGCTGGGGGAGACGGTGTGCACCATCGACGTGGACCTGGAGGTGCTCGACGAGCGGCGCGTCGCCGAGGCCGAGGCCCGGGTCAACGCCCTCATCGACGACGACGTGCCCATCCGCGCCTTCTTCCCCACGCCCGAGGAGCTCGCCTCCCTCCCCCTGCGCCGCGCCCCCAAGGTGACGGACAACATCCGCGTCATCCAGATCCAGGGCTTCGACGTGTCGCCCTGCGGAGGCACGCACTGCACGCGCTCGGGACAGGTGGGGCTCGTGCGGGTGCTGGGCGTGGAGCGCTACAAAGGTAAAGGCCGGGTCCTCTTCTCCGCGGGCGGCCGGGCCCGGAGCGAGCTGTGGCAGGAGACCGCCGCCCTGCGCGCGCTCGGCCGGAGCTTCTCCTGTGGACCGCTCGACGTGCCCGCCTCCGTGGAGCGGCTGCGCCGGGATCTGACGGACGTGCGCGAGGCCCTGGGCGCGGCGCGCGCGAAGCTCGCCGAGCACACCGCCGCGGGGCTCGCCGCGCAACTGGAGCGCTCCCCCGATGCACGCGTGGTGGCGGTACTGGACGGCGCCTCGCCCGAGGACCTGCGCTCCGTGGCCGCGCGGCTGACGCAGCGTCCCGACGCCGTGGTGTTGCTCGCCAGCCGCACCCCCGACGGCCTGTCCGTGCTCATCACCCGGGGCAGCGGCGCCTCCTTCGGCTGTGGTGCCTTCCTCAAGCGCGCCGCCGAGGCCACAGGAGGACGCGGAGGGGGCCGGCCCGAACATGCCGAGGGACGTCTGCCAGCGCACACCGACTGGCCCGCCCTGGTGGCGACGTTGCTCGGGTAG
- a CDS encoding protein-L-isoaspartate(D-aspartate) O-methyltransferase, protein MSDRELAEFLERQGITDARVLEAIRSLRRADFIPEDLRDLAGQDSPLPIGHGQTISQPFIVAYMTQALALQPGERVLEIGTGSGYQAAVLARLGVEVYTVEVLPELAWPARELLERLGMGNIHFRVGDGSAGWPEEAPFDAILGTAAPERLPPALYEQLRPGGRLLLPVGAHGGHQELIRVTKPLEGGAPQVEALLAVRFVPMTSSPPESLPH, encoded by the coding sequence ATGAGTGACAGGGAACTCGCGGAGTTTCTGGAGCGGCAGGGCATCACCGATGCGCGGGTGCTGGAGGCGATCCGGAGCCTGCGCCGGGCGGATTTCATCCCCGAGGACCTTCGGGACCTGGCGGGACAGGACAGCCCCCTGCCCATCGGCCATGGGCAGACCATCAGCCAGCCCTTCATCGTGGCGTACATGACGCAGGCGCTGGCGCTCCAGCCCGGGGAGCGGGTGTTGGAGATTGGCACCGGCTCGGGCTATCAGGCCGCCGTGCTCGCGCGGCTGGGCGTCGAGGTCTACACGGTGGAGGTCCTGCCCGAGCTCGCCTGGCCGGCGCGCGAGCTGCTGGAGCGGCTGGGGATGGGGAACATCCACTTCCGGGTCGGCGATGGCTCGGCGGGCTGGCCGGAGGAGGCTCCCTTCGATGCCATCCTGGGGACCGCTGCCCCCGAGCGCCTGCCTCCCGCGCTCTATGAGCAGTTGCGCCCGGGAGGCCGCCTGCTCCTGCCGGTGGGCGCGCACGGGGGCCATCAGGAGCTCATCCGCGTGACGAAGCCGCTCGAGGGGGGTGCTCCCCAGGTGGAGGCGCTGCTGGCGGTGCGCTTCGTTCCGATGACGAGCTCGCCCCCGGAGTCCCTTCCCCACTGA